Proteins from a single region of Antechinus flavipes isolate AdamAnt ecotype Samford, QLD, Australia chromosome 2, AdamAnt_v2, whole genome shotgun sequence:
- the RHOV gene encoding rho-related GTP-binding protein RhoV, with the protein MPPRELAESEPPPVRAPTPPPRRGSAPPELGIKCVLVGDGAVGKSSLIVSYTCNGYPACYRPTALDTFSVQVLVDGAPVRIELWDTAGQEDFDRLRSLCYPDTDVFLACFSVVQPGSFQNITEKWLPEIRTHNPQAPVLLVGTQADLRDDVNVLIQLDQGGRETPVPHPQAQGLAEKIRARGYLECSALTQKNLKEVFDAAILSAIEHKARLEKKLNAKGVRTLSRCRWKKFFCFV; encoded by the exons ATGCCTCCGCGGGAACTGGCTGAGTCGGAGCCGCCTCCGGTCCGGGCCCCGACCCCTCCCCCGCGGCGGGGCAGCGCGCCCCCGGAGCTGGGCATCAAGTGCGTGCTGGTGGGCGATGGGGCGGTGGGCAAGAGCAGCCTCATCGTCAGCTACACCTGCAATGGGTACCCAGCCTGCTATCGACCCACTGCGCTGGACACCTTCTCCG TACAAGTCTTGGTGGATGGAGCTCCTGTCCGGATTGAGCTCTGGGACACAGCTGGACAG GAGGACTTTGATCGACTTAGATCCCTCTGTTACCCAGACACAGATGTCTTCTTGGCTTGCTTCAGTGTCGTGCAGCCTGGCTCCTTCCAAAACATCACAGAGAAATGGCTGCCTGAGATTCGAACCCACAACCCCCAGGCCCCTGTTTTGCTAGTGGGCACTCAGGCTGATTTGCGGGACGATGTGAATGTACTGATCCAGTTGGACCAGGGGGGTCGAGAAACACCTGTGCCACATCCCCAGGCTCAGGGTTTGGCTGAAAAGATCCGAGCCCGAGGATACCTGGAGTGCTCTGCTTTGACTCAAAAGAACTTGAAAGAGGTGTTTGATGCAGCTATTCTCAGCGCCATCGAGCACAAGGCCAGATTGGAGAAGAAGCTCAACGCCAAGGGCGTCCGGACACTCTCCCGATGCAGATGGAAGAAATTCTTCTGTTTTGTTTGA